A genomic stretch from Cyanobacteriota bacterium includes:
- a CDS encoding protein phosphatase 2C domain-containing protein yields the protein MTSSTLPTTRYLWATGEIAATIPVGTLVDDRYQVTAPHIWQDMNPDTPPLSPDALPDTVLPYARLYSYRLHIPEVYSIYVHPYGTEEAEILLLDNSPIMPNGQLQPAILDRWGIVPPVRQIYWLWQILDLWTPLAAQGVAASLLQPENLRVEGWRIRLRELLSTVTAPAENVQPATLQHLGCLWSGWCTTAHDSIRLRLAKICYDLQQPDVSLEDVRLHLNKLLIEEAAQLPLFVELAGLSDPGPQRNHNEDSCYPTLQDIQSNGNDPLLRHLAVVCDGVGGHEGGEVASQQAVQTIKLLVQALLSEVTKQVEIQPPDVFYRRLDACVRIVNNQIAAQNDQQGRELRQRMGTTLVMAVQPPPMLPGVDGQLLNTHELYLCNVGDSRAYWLTLDYCHQLTIDDDIAARDVRVGYSLRHESLRRSDGGILTQAVGTREANSLRPTIQRYIVEEDGILLLCSDGLSDNNWVETCWQDYAGPILKGTMPLETAVQSLIDLANQRNGHDNVSVILIVFRLRPSRRELQLFCPEQQPQPVPTVSLTEASQALLDDDSSASTVSQKRPKSISRQGLVVLVGIVAFLLGFGLTGLWIWSQLDSSGFQQWHERVLPTKTR from the coding sequence ATGACCAGTTCAACGCTGCCAACAACACGTTATCTGTGGGCAACAGGCGAGATTGCTGCCACTATCCCTGTGGGGACACTGGTAGACGATCGCTACCAGGTAACGGCTCCTCATATCTGGCAGGATATGAACCCTGACACACCACCACTGTCGCCAGATGCGCTGCCTGACACTGTACTTCCCTATGCTCGGCTCTACAGCTATCGCTTGCATATCCCAGAGGTTTACAGCATTTACGTGCACCCCTACGGCACAGAAGAGGCTGAGATTTTGCTGTTAGACAATAGCCCTATCATGCCTAATGGGCAGTTACAGCCTGCAATTCTCGATCGCTGGGGGATAGTGCCACCCGTGCGCCAAATCTATTGGCTATGGCAGATACTTGACTTGTGGACTCCGCTGGCAGCCCAAGGTGTAGCTGCTAGTCTCCTACAGCCAGAAAATTTGCGGGTTGAGGGATGGCGTATTCGACTCCGAGAACTTCTGAGCACTGTTACTGCCCCTGCGGAAAATGTGCAACCAGCAACCCTCCAACACTTGGGATGCCTGTGGTCGGGGTGGTGTACTACAGCCCATGACTCGATCCGATTGCGCCTTGCAAAAATTTGTTACGATTTGCAACAGCCTGATGTCTCCTTGGAAGATGTGCGACTGCACCTCAATAAACTCTTGATTGAAGAAGCTGCCCAGCTACCACTGTTTGTAGAGCTAGCAGGACTATCAGACCCAGGCCCCCAGCGTAACCATAACGAAGACAGTTGCTATCCTACTCTCCAAGACATCCAGTCTAATGGAAATGATCCACTGCTGCGTCATCTTGCCGTTGTCTGTGATGGTGTGGGTGGCCATGAGGGTGGTGAAGTTGCTAGTCAACAGGCTGTTCAGACAATTAAGTTGCTAGTGCAAGCATTGCTGTCAGAAGTCACTAAACAAGTTGAGATCCAGCCACCAGATGTGTTCTATCGGCGGTTAGATGCTTGTGTGCGGATTGTGAATAATCAAATCGCTGCTCAAAATGATCAGCAAGGGCGAGAACTGCGTCAGCGCATGGGCACTACCTTAGTGATGGCAGTACAGCCACCACCAATGCTCCCTGGTGTCGATGGACAACTGCTCAACACCCATGAACTCTATCTGTGCAATGTAGGAGATAGTCGTGCCTACTGGTTGACTTTGGATTATTGTCATCAGTTGACGATCGACGACGATATTGCCGCCCGTGATGTCCGAGTTGGTTACAGTTTGCGCCATGAGTCCCTCAGACGCAGCGATGGTGGTATTCTGACTCAGGCAGTGGGTACACGTGAAGCCAACTCCCTGCGACCCACGATTCAGCGCTACATCGTAGAAGAAGATGGCATTCTCTTGTTATGTTCCGATGGTCTTAGTGATAACAATTGGGTTGAAACCTGTTGGCAAGACTACGCAGGGCCAATTCTTAAAGGGACAATGCCCCTAGAAACAGCGGTTCAATCGTTAATTGACCTGGCAAATCAACGCAATGGTCACGATAACGTCTCTGTTATTCTCATAGTGTTTCGGTTGCGTCCCTCCCGTCGTGAGTTACAACTTTTCTGTCCTGAGCAACAACCGCAGCCTGTACCTACTGTATCGTTAACAGAAGCATCCCAAGCTCTCTTAGACGATGATTCCTCTGCAAGTACAGTCTCTCAAAAACGACCAAAATCTATAAGTCGTCAAGGACTAGTTGTGTTAGTAGGCATAGTTGCATTTTTGCTAGGGTTTGGTCTAACTGGTCTATGGATTTGGTCACAGCTTGATTCGTCTGGGTTTCAGCAGTGGCATGAGCGGGTGTTGCCTACAAAAACTCGTTGA
- a CDS encoding NfeD family protein: protein MWMNPTLFWVLVGAVLCTLEVFVPTAFAEVALGVSAFLVALISLVLPQFGLQVALWMIVSIVFVILARHFIKPSRRPQQSLDAIEATTLTEILPGKGGRVLYEGNSWQALCEDETMTIASDQPVYVTGRRGTTLLVMPMKVIKDSG, encoded by the coding sequence ATGTGGATGAATCCCACTTTATTCTGGGTATTAGTAGGTGCAGTGTTGTGTACCCTGGAAGTCTTTGTACCGACTGCTTTTGCTGAGGTAGCTCTAGGGGTTAGTGCATTTCTTGTAGCGTTAATCTCTTTGGTTTTACCACAGTTTGGACTGCAAGTGGCGCTGTGGATGATTGTTTCAATTGTGTTTGTTATACTGGCGCGCCATTTTATCAAGCCATCCCGTCGTCCTCAGCAGAGTTTAGATGCAATCGAAGCCACAACCTTGACCGAAATATTACCGGGAAAGGGAGGGCGAGTTCTGTACGAAGGAAATTCTTGGCAAGCACTGTGTGAGGATGAGACGATGACGATCGCCTCAGACCAGCCCGTGTATGTTACAGGCCGACGGGGCACAACACTACTGGTGATGCCCATGAAAGTGATAAAAGATAGTGGCTAG